The Neovison vison isolate M4711 chromosome 5, ASM_NN_V1, whole genome shotgun sequence genome includes a region encoding these proteins:
- the RAI1 gene encoding retinoic acid-induced protein 1 — MQSFRERCGFHGKQQNYQQTSQETSRLENYRQPGQAGLSCDRQRLLAKDYYNPQPYPAYEGGASAPAGSARGSKGLASQPSLQGRPAFSGYSVPDSSPYPGRYSGEESLQAWGAPQPPPPQPQPLPGGVGKYDDSLMKKAAVPPGRQYPEQGAQLPFRTHSLHVQPQLPQPQQPLAYPKLQRQKLQNDMASPLPFPQGGHFPQHSQSFPPSSTYSSGGQGTQGGGGGGGGQGAHSYKSCTAPSAPPHDRPLAANASLAPGQRVQNLHAYQSGRMGYEQQKQQQQQQQQQQAALQSRHHAQETLHYQNLAKYQHYGQQGAGYCQPDAAVRTPEQYYQTFSPSSSHSPARSVGRSPSYSSTPSPLMPNLESFPYNQQALGTGAFPAGITDHSHFMPLLNPSPTDATGTVDTQPGNCKAPPKDKLPENLLSDLSLQSLTALTSQVENISNTVQQLLLSKATVPQKKGGKNLVSRTPEQHRSQHCSPEGSGYSAEPAGTPLSEPLSSTPQSTHAEPPEADYLSGSEDPLERSFLYCNQARGSPARVNSNSKAKPESVSTCSVTSPDDMSTKSDDSFQSLHGSLPLDSFSKFVAGERDCPRLLLSALAQEDLASEILGLQEAIGEKAEKTWAEAPGLAKDASKPPPFSLENHSACLDSVAKNAWPRPGEPEALPESLQLDKGGSAKDFSPGLFEDPSVAFAAPDPKKTTGPLSFSTKATLGAATSDPAAAAFDCFPDASTASSADGANPFAWPEENLGDACPRWGLHPSELTKGLEQGGKASDGVGKENAHEASACPGFQEEAPPGEKAILPRDSTQEEAGGVKEEVGGLLQCPEVGKADRWLEDSRHCCSAADFGDLPLLPPPGRKEDLEAEEEYSSLCELLGSPEQRPGLPDPLSPKAPLLCTKEEVEEVLDSKTGWGSPCHLSGDSVILLGPTVGAESKVQSWFESSLSHMKPGEEGPDGVLAPGDTATLAPEASLAQKPSKPAVPEAPIAKKEPVPRGKSLRSRRVHRGLPEAEDSPCRAPVLPKDLLLPESCTGPPQGQMEGAGAPGRGASEGLPRMCTRSFTALSEPRTPGPPGLTTTPAPPDKLGGKQRAAFKSGKRVGKPSPKAASSPSNPAALPVASDSSPMGSKTKETDSPSTPGKDQRSMILRSRTKTQEAFHSKRRRPSESRLPSCRATKKLLANNHLPAPFKVSGSPQKEGRASQRARVAKPGAGSKLSDRPLHALKRKSAFLAPVPTKKRNLVLRSGSAGEVKEEGAEDPSPLFKRMASPKKAKPAKGNGEPAVKPLPPETPDTCLKLASRAAFQGAMKTKVLPPRKGRGLKLEAIVQKITSPSLKKFACKVPGAPPGNPLSPSLPEKDRGLKSAGGSPVGAGEGLLNVGPGQKLPAAPGADPLCRNPTNRSLKGKLLNSKKLSSTDCFKTEAFTSPEALLPGGTALAPKKRSRKGRAGALGLPKGPLEKRPHLGPALLLTPQDRANGTQGGSEDSSGGAGKKPKTEDLGLASQSPEGRPCQPQTRAQKQPGHTNYSSYSKRKRLTRGRAKNTTSSPCKGRAKRRRQQQVLPLDPAEPEIRLKYISSCKRLRADSRTPAFSPFVRVEKRDAFTTICTVVNSPGEEPKPHRKPSSSASSSSSSCSFSLDATGASLATLPGGSVLQPRPSLPLSSTMHLGPVVSKALSTSCLVCCLCQNPANFKDLGDLCGPYYPEHCLPKKKPKLKEKVRPEGACEEASLPLERTLKDLECAATAAAGKPLRPEGPADPAKQGSLRTSTRGLSRRLQSCYCCDGRGDGGEEAAPTDKSRKHECSKEPPAEPGGDTQEHWVHEACAVWTGGIYLVAGKLFGLQEAMKVAVDMTCSSCQEAGATIGCGHKGCSHTYHYPCASDAGCIFIEENFSLKCPKHKRLPL, encoded by the exons ATGCAGTCTTTTCGAGAAAGGTGTGGTTTCCATGGCAAACAACAGAACTACCAGCAGACCTCACAGGAGACATCTCGCCTGGAGAATTACAGACAGCCAGGCCAGGCCGGGCTGAGCTGCGACCGGCAGCGGCTGCTGGCCAAGGACTATTATAACCCGCAGCCCTACCCAGCCTACGAGGGTGGCGCCAGTGCACCCGCCGGCTCCGCGCGGGGTAGCAAGGGCCTGGCCTCCCAGCCGTCCCTGCAGGGCCGGCCGGCCTTCTCAGGCTATAGTGTGCCGGACAGCAGCCCATACCCCGGCCGCTACTCTGGCGAGGAGAGCCTGCAGGCCTGGGGGGCCCCTCAGCCGCCGCCCCCGCAGCCGCAGCCCCTGCCAGGGGGTGTGGGCAAATATGACGACAGCTTGATGAAAAAGGCAGCGGTGCCCCCGGGCAGGCAGTACCCAGAGCAAGGTGCCCAGCTGCCCTTCCGGACTCACTCTCTGCACGTCCAGCCGCAGCTGCCGCAGCCCCAACAGCCCCTGGCATACCCCAAACTCCAAAGGCAGAAACTGCAGAATGACATGGCCtcacccctgcccttcccccagggtGGCCATTTCCCCCAGCACTCACAGTCTTTCCCCCCTTCCTCCACCTACTCCTCCGGGGGCCAGGGCAcgcaggggggcgggggcggcgggggcgggcagggggccCACTCCTACAAGAGCTGCACCGCGCCGTCCGCGCCGCCCCACGACAGGCCACTGGCCGCCAATGCCAGCCTGGCCCCGGGGCAGCGGGTCCAGAACCTTCACGCCTACCAGTCTGGCCGCATGGGCTAcgagcagcagaagcagcagcagcagcagcaacagcagcagcaggcgGCCCTCCAGAGCCGGCACCATGCCCAGGAAACCCTCCATTACCAAAACCTTGCCAAGTACCAACACTATGGGCAGCAGGGCGCGGGCTACTGCCAGCCGGACGCGGCCGTGCGGACTCCGGAGCAGTACTACCAGACCTTCAGCCCTAGCTCCAGCCACTCGCCTGCACGCTCCGTGGGCCGCTCACCCTCCTACAGCTCCACCCCATCGCCGCTGATGCCAAACCTGGAGAGCTTCCCCTACAACCAGCAGGCGCTCGGCACCGGCGCCTTCCCCGCGGGCATCACGGACCACAGCCACTTCATGCCCCTGCTCAACCCCTCCCCGACTGATGCCACCGGCACGGTGGACACCCAGCCTGGCAACTGCAAGGCGCCGCCCAAGGACAAGCTGCCGGAGAACCTGCTGTCGGACCTCAGCCTGCAGAGCCTCACGGCCTTGACCTCCCAGGTGGAGAACATCTCCAACACGGTCCAGCAGCTGCTGCTCTCTAAGGCCACCGTGCCGCAGAAGAAGGGCGGCAAGAACCTGGTGTCCAGGACCCCAGAGCAGCACCGGAGCCAGCACTGCAGCCCCGAGGGCAGCGGCTACTCGGCCGAGCCAGCAGGCACGCCGCTATCCGAGCCGCTGAGCAGCACGCCGCAGTCCACGCACGCTGAGCCACCTGAGGCCGACTACCTGAGCGGCTCCGAGGACCCGCTGGAGCGCAGCTTCCTCTACTGCAACCAAGCCCGTGGCAGCCCCGCCAGGGTCAACAGCAACTCGAAGGCCAAGCCTGAGTCGGTGTCCACCTGCTCGGTGACCTCGCCCGACGACATGTCCACCAAGTCCGATGACTCCTTCCAGAGCCTACATGGCAGCCTGCCGCTCGACAGCTTCTCCAAGTTCGTGGCGGGCGAGCGGGACTGCCCGCGGCTGCTGCTCAGCGCCCTGGCGCAGGAGGACCTGGCCTCCGAGATCCTCGGGCTGCAGGAGGCCATCGGCGAGAAGGCTGAGAAGACCTGGGCCGAGGCGCCCGGCCTGGCCAAGGACGCCAGCAAGCCTCCTCCCTTCTCGCTGGAGAACCACAGCGCCTGCCTGGACTCTGTGGCCAAGAACGCGTGGCCACGGCCAGGGGAGCCAGAGGCCCTGCCCGAGTCCTTGCAGCTGGACAAGGGTGGCAGCGCCAAGGACTTCAGCCCGGGGCTGTTCGAAGACCCTTCTGTGGCCTTCGCCGCCCCGGACCCCAAGAAGACGACCGGTCCCCTCTCCTTTAGCACCAAGGCCACGCTTGGGGCCGCCACATCGGACCCTGCTGCGGCCGCCTTTGACTGCTTCCCGGACGCGAGCACCGCTAGCTCAGCAGACGGCGCCAACCCCTTTGCCTGGCCTGAAGAGAACCTGGGGGATGCTTGTCCCCGGTGGGGCCTGCACCCCAGCGAGCTCACCAAGGGCCTGGAGCAGGGCGGGAAGGCCTCTGACGGCGTGGGCAAGGAGAATGCCCACGAGGCTTCGGCCTGCccaggcttccaggaggaggcGCCGCCTGGGGAGAAGGCCATCTTGCCTAGGGACTCCACGCAGGAGGAGGCGGGCGGGGTGAAGGAGGAGGTGGGCGGGCTGCTGCAGTGCCCCGAGGTGGGCAAGGCCGACCGCTGGCTAGAGGACAGTCGGCACTGCTGCTCGGCCGCCGACTTTGGGGACCTGCCCCTGCTGCCGCCACCCGGCAGGAAGGAGGACCTGGAGGCGGAGGAGGAGTACTCCTCCCTGTGCGAGCTCCTGGGCAGCCCCGAGCAGAGGCCCGGCCTGCCGGACCCGCTGTCGCCGAAGGCCCCCCTGCTGTGCAccaaggaggaggtggaggaggtgcTGGACTCCAAAACCGGTTGGGGCTCCCCGTGCCACCTGTCCGGCGACTCTGTCATTTTGCTGGGCCCCACTGTGGGTGCCGAGTCCAAGGTCCAGAGCTGGTTTGAGTCCTCCCTGTCGCACATGAAGCCGGGTGAAGAGGGCCCCGACGGGGTGCTGGCGCCCGGTGACACCGCCACCCTGGCCCCAGAGGCCTCCCTGGCCCAGAAGCCCAGCAAGCCGGCCGTGCCTGAGGCACCCATTGCTAAAAAAGAGCCCGTGCCACGCGGCAAAAGCTTACGGAGCCGGCGGGTGCACCGGGGGTTGCCGGAGGCTGAGGACTCCCCATGCCGGGCGCCCGTGCTGCCTAAGGACCTCTTACTCCCAGAATCCTGCACCGGCCCCCCACAGGGACAGATGGAAGGAGCGGGAGCCCCGGGCCGGGGGGCCTCGGAAGGGCTCCCGAGGATGTGCACACGCTCCTTCACGGCCCTGAGTGAGCCCCGCACGCCTGGACCCCCAGGCCtgaccaccacccccgcccccccggaTAAACTAGGGGGCAAGCAGCGAGCCGCCTTCAAGTCCGGCAAGCGGGTGGGTAAGCCGTCACCCAAGGCAGCCTCCAGCCCCAGTAACCCAGCTGCCTTGCCCGTGGCCTCAGACAGCAGCCCCATGGGCTCCAAGACCAAGGAGACAGACTCGCCCAGCACCCCAGGCAAGGACCAGCGCTCCATGATCCTGCGGTCACGCACGAAAACCCAGGAGGCGTTCCACTCCAAGAGGCGGCGGCCCTCCGAGAGCCGTCTCCCCAGCTGCCGGGCCACCAAGAAACTGCTGGCTAACAACCACCTGCCTGCCCCATTCAAGGTCTCTGGCAGCCCCCAGAAGGAGGGCAGGGCCAGCCAGCGGGCCCGGGTGGCCAAGCCTGGAGCAGGCAGCAAGCTCTCCGACCGGCCTCTCCATGCGCTCAAGAGGAAGTCGGCCTTCCTGGCGCCCGTTCCCACCAAGAAGCGGAACCTGGTTCTGCGGAGCGGCAGCGCGGGGGAAGTGAAGGAGGAGGGGGCTGAGGACCCCTCCCCCCTCTTCAAGAGGATGGCTTCGCCCAAGAAGGCCAAGCCCGCCAAGGGCAATGGTGAGCCTGCCGTGAAGCCCCTACCCCCGGAGACCCCCGACACCTGCCTGAAGCTCGCCTCGCGGGCGGCCTTCCAGGGGGCCATGAAGACCAAGGTGCTTCCGCCCCGGAAAGGCAGGGGCCTCAAGTTGGAGGCCATTGTGCAGAAGATCACGTCACCCAGCCTGAAGAAGTTTGCGTGCAAAGTGCCGGGGGCCCCTCCCGGAAACCCCCTGAGCCCTTCTCTCCCTGAGAAGGACCGTGGGCTCAAGAGTGCGGGGGGAAGCCCAGTTGGGGCAGGAGAAGGTCTCTTAAATGTGGGCCCTGGGCAAAAGCTCCCGGCAGCTCCGGGGGCCGACCCGTTATGCAGAAATCCGACCAACAGATCCTTAAAAGGCAAACTCCTAAACAGTAAGAAACTGTCCTCGACTGACTGTTTCAAAACTGAGGCCTTCACATCCCCAGAGGCCCTGCTGCCCGGGGGGACTGCCCTGGCACCTAAGAAGAGAAGCCGGAAAGGCAGGGCTGGAGCCCTTGGACTCCCCAAAGGTCCCCTGGAGAAGCGGCCCCATCTAGGACCGGCTCTGCTCCTGACCCCCCAAGACAGGGCCAATGGCACTCAGGGGGGCAGTGAGGACAGCTCTGGTGGTGCAGGCAAGAAGCCAAAGACGGAGGACCTGGGCCTGGCCTCCCAGTCCCCTGAGGGCCGGCCCTGCCAGCCCCAGACAAGGGCACAGAAGCAGCCGGGCCACACCAACTACAGCAGCTATTCCAAGCGAAAGCGTCTCACTCGGGGCCGGGCCAAGAACACCACCTCCTCACCCTGTAAAGGACGTGCcaagcggcggcggcagcagcaggtgcTGCCCCTGGACCCCGCCGAGCCTGAAATCCGCCTCAAGTACATTTCCTCGTGCAAGCGGCTTCGAGCAGACAGCCGCACCCCGGCCTTCTCGCCCTTTGTGCGGGTAGAGAAGCGAGACGCGTTCACCACCATATGCACTGTGGTCAACTCCCCTGGGGAGGAGCCCAAGCCCCACAGGAAGCcttcctcctccgcctcctcttcctcatcctcaTGCTCCTTCTCCTTGGATGCGACCGGGGCCTCCTTGGCCACGCTCCCTGGAGGCTCTGTCCTGCAGCCAcggccctccctgcccctctcctccaccaTGCATCTGGGGCCCGTGGTCTCCAAGGCCCTGAGTACCTCTTGCCTTGTTTGCTGCCTCTGCCAAAACCCGGCCAACTTCAAGGACCTCGGGGACCTCTGTGGGCCCTACTACCCCGAACACTGCCTCCCCAAAAAGAAGCCAAAACTCAAGGAGAAGGTGCGGCCGGAGGGCGCCTGCGAGGAGGCCTCACTGCCCCTTGAGAGAACACTCAAAGACCTTGAGTGCGCAGCCACAGCGGCCGCTGGAAAACCCCTGCGGCCCGAGGGCCCCGCCGACCCCGCCAAGCAGGGCTCGCTGCGCACCAGCACTCGGGGCCTGTCCCGGCGGCTACAGAGTTGCTACTGCTGTGACGGTCGGGGGGACGGTGGTGAGGAGGCGGCCCCCACCGACAAGAGCCGTAAGCACGAGTGCAGCAAGGAGCCACCAGCCGAGCCTGGTGGGGACACCCAGGAACACTGGGTGCACGAGGCCTGCGCCGTGTGGACGGGCGGGATCTACCTGGTAGCCGGGAAGCTCTTTGGGCTACAGGAGGCCATGAAGGTGGCCGTGGACATG ACCTGTTCCAGCTGCCAAGAAGCCGGGGCCACCATTGGGTGCGGTCACAAAGGGTGCAGCCATACCTACCATTACCCGTGTGCCAGTGATGCGG GTTGCATATTCATCGAAGAGAACTTTTCTTTGAAGTGTCCCAAACATAAG AGGCTGCCGCTGTAA